Proteins encoded together in one Desulfurispira natronophila window:
- a CDS encoding peptidylprolyl isomerase: protein MRTLLTIIVLALLALPIKGATVTNQTVIVLETTQGNIEVQLKPEIAPKASENFATHASNGYYDGIIFHRVIPSFMIQGGDPTGTGRGGESIWGKPFADEVSAEVTFDQPGLLAMANAGPGTNGSQFFITTAATPWLNGNHTIFGTVISGYDVVEKIENTRTDRQDRPVEDQKIIRAYIKGQE from the coding sequence ATGCGCACTCTACTTACCATCATTGTGCTAGCACTGCTGGCACTTCCCATTAAAGGAGCAACTGTGACAAACCAAACGGTTATTGTACTTGAAACGACCCAAGGAAACATCGAAGTTCAACTCAAGCCTGAAATCGCACCCAAGGCCAGCGAGAATTTTGCCACACACGCCAGCAACGGCTACTACGATGGCATTATTTTTCACCGCGTCATTCCCAGCTTCATGATTCAAGGTGGAGACCCCACCGGCACAGGCCGCGGCGGGGAGTCTATCTGGGGAAAACCATTTGCCGATGAGGTAAGTGCTGAGGTCACTTTTGATCAGCCCGGCCTGCTTGCCATGGCCAATGCCGGCCCTGGCACCAATGGCAGTCAGTTTTTTATTACAACCGCTGCCACCCCCTGGCTCAATGGGAACCACACTATCTTCGGCACCGTAATCAGCGGCTACGATGTAGTGGAAAAAATTGAGAATACTCGCACTGACCGCCAGGACCGTCCGGTCGAGGACCAAAAGATCATCCGTGCCTACATCAAGGGCCAAGAGTAA